Proteins encoded in a region of the Prunus persica cultivar Lovell chromosome G4, Prunus_persica_NCBIv2, whole genome shotgun sequence genome:
- the LOC18779197 gene encoding protein DETOXIFICATION 40, with amino-acid sequence MVNDQDQLRQPILDSEPDSAAAEASGHGDGLESLLEKVLSDTQLSSFKRLRLASWIELKLLFRLAAPAVLVYIVNYLMSLSTRVFAGHLGNLELAAASLGNSGVQLFAYGLMLGMGSAVETLCGQAYGAEKYDMLGIYLQRATIVLTLTGLPLLLIFLLSKPILILFGETPKLAAAAAVYVYGLIPQIFAYAINFPMQKFLQAQRIVAPSAYISAATLGVHLVLSWVAVYRLGMGLIGASLVLSLSWWIIVGAQFIYILKSSRCKETWTGFSLEAFSGLWDFLKLSAASAVMLCLETWYFQVLVLIAGLLENPELALNSLSICMGISGLLLMVSVGFNAAASVRVSNELGAGNPKSAAFSVLVVTIVSLLIAIVEAVVVLSLRHVISYAFTDGETVANAVSHLTPYLAVTLIINGIQPVLSGVAVGCGWQAFVAYVNVGCYYVVGIPLGCLLGFKFDFGAEGIWTGMIGGTLMQTIILLWVTFRTDWNKEVGTAINRLEKWDDRKEAASSSSSSSKKLMCSNLDQ; translated from the exons ATGGTCAATGATCAAGACCAACTCCGCCAACCCATCTTAGACTCCGAACCCGACTCAGCAGCAGCCGAAGCCTCCGGCCATGGCGATGGCTTGGAGTCTCTACTTGAGAAGGTGCTATCTGACACCCAGCTGTCCTCCTTCAAGAGACTCCGCCTGGCCTCTTGGATTGAACTCAAGCTCCTCTTTCGCCTTGCAGCCCCTGCCGTCTTGGTGTATATCGTTAACTACCTCATGTCACTTTCCACTCGTGTCTTCGCCGGCCACCTCGGCAACCTTGAGCTCGCCGCCGCCTCCCTCGGCAACAGCGGCGTCCAACTCTTCGCCTACGGCCTCATG TTAGGCATGGGAAGTGCGGTGGAGACTCTATGTGGACAAGCCTACGGTGCCGAAAAATATGACATGTTAGGCATATACCTCCAAAGAGCAACCATAGTCCTAACCCTCACTGGCCTTCCACTGCTTCTCATCTTCCTCCTATCCAAACCCATCTTGATCTTATTTGGTGAGACACCAAAGCTGGCTGCAGCAGCCGCCGTTTATGTCTACGGCCTCATCCCACAAATCTTTGCCTACGCCATCAACTTCCCGatgcaaaagtttcttcaaGCCCAGAGAATTGTGGCCCCAAGTGCCTACATATCAGCAGCTACACTTGGAGTGCATTTAGTGCTGAGCTGGGTAGCTGTGTACAGGTTGGGCATGGGGTTGATCGGTGCGTCGTTGGTTCTGAGCTTGTCGTGGTGGATCATAGTTGGGGCCCAGTTCATTTACATCCTAAAGAGCAGTCGGTGCAAGGAGACGTGGACTGGGTTTAGTTTGGAAGCGTTTTCTGGGTTGTGGGATTTTCTGAAGCTATCGGCTGCATCGGCTGTGATGCTGTGCTTGGAGACTTGGTACTTTCAGGTATTAGTGTTGATTGCTGGGTTGCTCGAGAATCCTGAGCTCGCGTTAAATTCTTTGTCCATATg CATGGGGATATCTGGATTGCTGCTCATGGTTTCTGTCGGGTTTAATGCAGCTGCAag TGTGAGGGTAAGCAACGAGCTAGGTGCTGGGAATCCAAAGTCAGCAGCATTCTCAGTTCTAGTGGTAACAATTGTGTCGCTATTGATTGCGATCGTGGAAGCTGTGGTTGTGCTCTCCTTACGTCACGTCATCAGCTACGCCTTCACCGATGGTGAAACCGTGGCCAATGCTGTCTCCCACCTCACTCCTTACTTGGCCGTCACCCTTATTATTAACGGGATTCAACCAGTCCTGTCCG GGGTGGCTGTTGGATGTGGATGGCAAGCATTTGTGGCGTATGTGAATGTTGGATGCTATTACGTGGTTGGGATCCCATTAGGCTGTCTTCTTGGATTTAAGTTCGACTTTGGTGCTGAG GGGATCTGGACAGGGATGATAGGAGGAACATTGATGCAGACCATCATCTTACTGTGGGTAACATTTCGTACGGACTGGAATAAAGAG GTGGGCACGGCTATAAACCGTTTGGAAAAATGGGATGACAGAAAAGAAGcggcctcctcctcctcctcctcctctaaaaAGCTGATGTGCTCAAATTTAGACCAGTAG
- the LOC18778561 gene encoding uncharacterized protein LOC18778561 yields MAVMIRKPYAYSKMDKEDPEEVIHRRAQFLIYKVLQQAETRRRPVNLRIRIRKLKLKIGRRLKKLRKSMLLSISAARVCVYKQVFSQLKTCKTLFGRGEGTIGASLPALFT; encoded by the coding sequence ATGGCTGTTATGATCAGAAAGCCATATGCCTACTCAAAGATGGACAAGGAGGACCCAGAAGAGGTCATTCATCGACGAGCGCAGTTCTTGATCTACAAAGTGTTGCAGCAAGCAGAAACGCGAAGAAGGCCGGTGAATTTGAGGATCAGAATACGAAAGTTGAAGCTGAAGATTGGGAGGAGATTaaagaagttgaggaagagCATGCTGCTAAGTATATCTGCAGCCAGAGTCTGCGTTTATAAGCAAGTTTTTAGTCAACTGAAAACTTGCAAGACTTTGTTTGGCCGCGGGGAGGGAACCATTGGCGCCAGTCTTCCAGCTTTGTTCACTTAA
- the LOC18779430 gene encoding SWI/SNF complex subunit SWI3B, whose product MATSSDKPPPAPSPTSVKPETPGSATPRQTQPSPSADANVILVPSYSSWFSPDHIHHCEVRFLPEFFDSRSPSKNPTLYKYYRNTIVKHSRAVNPSRKLTFTEARKALVGDVGSVRRVFDFLEAWGLINYTPSALNKPLRWEDKDSKAAAASHGGAESPSGGPKDSASAPNKESPKKRTCNGCKSLCSIACFVSEKNDMTLCARCYVRGNYQIGVSSSDFRRVEINEETGNGWADKDTLHLLEGLMHYGDDWRKVAQHVGRSEKECVAHFLKIPFGEELNGDLDSGNLDHKPSSALQDNAGDAEFGMEGNGDGTTPSLGKRMRLTPLADASNPIMAQTAFLSALAGVKVAEAAACAAVTTLCGADYETSRMSAGFRASNARQHETDAALNGDTNLDALGANFVDANSQLEKEGLDVGRALSGITGVQMKEIQGKIDRFEALDLQMEKEWEQLEQMRNMLFVDQMTLLIHQSSAPKTAERMQEKNVIID is encoded by the exons ATGGCAACCTCCTCCGACAAGCCCCCGCCAGCTCCTTCACCGACCTCCGTCAAGCCCGAGACGCCGGGATCCGCCACTCCACGTCAAACCCAACCGAGCCCGAGCGCCGACGCTAACGTCATCCTCGTCCCCAGCTACTCCAGCTGGTTCTCGCCGGACCATATCCACCACTGCGAGGTCCGGTTCCTCCCGGAGTTCTTCGACTCTCGCTCTCCGTCCAAAAACCCTACCCTTTACAAGTACTACCGCAACACCATCGTCAAGCACTCCAGAGCTGTCAACCCTTCTCGGAAGCTCACCTTCACCGAGGCCCGCAAGGCTCTAGTTGGCGACGTCGGCTCCGTTCGGAGGGTTTTTGATTTCCTCGAGGCCTGGGGTTTGATCAATTACACTCCTTCCGCGCTCAACAAGCCCCTCCGGTGGGAGGACAAGGACAGCAAGGCCGCCGCCGCCTCTCATGGCGGCGCTGAATCCCCCTCCGGCGGTCCCAAGGACTCTGCTTCCGCTCCCAACAAGGAGAGCCCCAAGAAGAGGACTTGCAATGGCTGCAAGTCTCTTTGTAGCATTGCCtgctttgtttctgaaaaG AATGATATGACGCTGTGTGCAAGGTGCTATGTTCGTGGGAACTATCAGATTGGTGTGAGTTCTTCAGATTTCAGGCGGGTTGAGATCAATGAAGAGACGGGGAATGGCTGGGCTGATAAGGATACTCTGCATCTCTTAGAAGGCCTCATGCATTATGGTGATGATTGGAGGAAGGTTGCACAACATGTTGGTAGAAGTGAGAAGGAATGTGTtgctcattttctcaagattcCTTTCGGTGAGGAATTGAATGGAGATTTGGATTCTGGGAATTTGGATCACAAGCCTAGTAGTGCATTGCAGGACAATGCAGGTGATGCCGAATTCGGAATGGAGGGTAATGGTGATGGTACAACACCGTCTCTAGGTAAAAGAATGCGTCTCACGCCTCTTGCAGATGCGAGCAACCCAATTATGGCTCAGACGGCCTTTCTGTCAGCGTTGGCGGGCGTAAAGGTTGCAGAAGCTGCTGCTTGCGCCGCTGTAACTACGCTGTGTGGGGCGGATTATGAGACAAGTAGAATGAGTGCTGGATTTCGGGCTTCGAATGCAAGACAGCATGAAACTGATGCTGCATTGAATGGAGACACCAACCTAGATGCACTGGGGGCAAATTTTGTAGATGCAAATTCACAGCTTGAGAAGGAAGGGCTGGATGTGGGAAGAGCACTTTCTGGGATTACAGGGGTGCAGATGAAAGAGATCCAAGGGAAGATTGATCGTTTTGAGGCGTTGGATTTGCAGATGGAGAAAGAATGGGAACAACTGGAGCAAATGAGAAACATGCTCTTTGTTGACCAGATGACGCTTTTAATTCATCAAAGTTCTGCACCAAAAACTGCAGAACGGATGCAGGAGAAGAATGTAATAATAGATTGA